The sequence caaaggcgtggcagacaacgggttaactaacacaaacatattaccaacaacaaatgatgatccgcgctgactTTTTGGAGACACCGGCGACGTTTtagtgtccatcttctcgacgtttcctctgcattacctgaataaagagaaaacaattcttattaagtgacatgccaataaaagttacataatacaaatagaaacaataatcaggtttttaagctcaaagatttaaagatgcaatttttttaacttaaaatcaagcttgcaatattgagaactgtaaacagaacaaagctcacttgctagtttttttttaaaaattccggaagtagaccggaagtaaccacagcgcctcaaccattgagctgtcgtcaaattaaatcacatattcgtgatctccatgaaatttggggtcgattaggtgtgatttaaacgaaatccaaaatttggccaaaatcgagaattttcctgaactatagttcaggaaaattttggaaaccggaagtacgcgtacgtaaaaaagataacatgaactttaccacaaatttgacgaggatcacgaatatgtggttcttttgctcctcgaatgaatatttactgaactactgactgaaatgagcaaaccggaagtagaaaaaaaaattcattataaaaaatctaacaagtgagcatTGTTGgaggaatagttatcgtcagtttccactaaaaaatttccacacaacagctgccgataaatgtttaaagagatttcaaagtaactgaaactgactgttttgacagctgaaaattatcgaaaagccatctagcgttagaaaaaagaaacgtctacGTAACACACTTCACTTCTTTtacgcgcaagaagggcctgattttggaattactACACTGACAAGTGTTTTACGCAAATAGATAACTAGTAgactagtagataatctacgaaaataagtcaattgtccggtacctggccataatcccgtggtgagtgactacaggtgtgtcacagcaactgaagtgatccaactcgccagtgaagcaagaaaaattgttttgcagCATAAGAAGCActgaagcagtgaagctggaTGAGCGTACGTCGGGAAGATAAGGACGTAGCAGAACGTAGGGTGAAGTCCTTCTTCCGTCATGAACAATGATAAGAATTGGCTTAAGGATCTCTTACATGCtctgtaaaaatgaaatgtattACATTAACGAAAATATAACAGATATGAAGCATATCaacctttaccttttctaagaagcacactgcaATTTTCATGGtgaaaaaaccgtaaaaatgaAACTTTCCTATTATTTATAAGATTTGAGAAAACCGAATCAACGGTTACAAGTTTCTTTATTGTTTTACTCTTGAATCGTCAGCGTCAAAACATAAGAACATGTCCGTATGCAGAGTAACTAAGGCAGTagtgaaacacaaaaaaacaatttacaactCGGCAATCGGCATACTGGCCTTAAAATCCAACACCAAAAGACACCTGTCGCAATGTTGACAGACTTGAAGTTACTAACAAAAGTCTTACATAACAGTTACCCGTATTAAAACCTTTATTTCCTCATTTAAGATCAACAATTAATTCCCAGCGACCAATTACCATGAAATGACCGATAAATATAAATAGCCTCGAGTAGAAATTTCGGCTATAGTTTTAAGGAGTTTCCTTGTAGAAAATTGCGGAATCGTAATTTGGGCTGTTATATTCGgctgccttagtggtgtagtaacccGAGGCAGAGAAGTGCTTTCGaatcttcggtgtagtaggtagTAGTAACGTAAGTAGTGATGTAATACTCAGATGActtcggtggtgtagtactttggaACATCAGTGTAGTATTCTGGAGCAGCGTACGTTGTAGTGAGGAAAACTAAAAtattggtgtagtactccgctgccttcgtggtgtagtactccgctgccttcgtggtgtagtactccgctgccttcgtggtgtagtactccgctgccttcgtggtgtagtactccgctgccttcgtggtgtagtactccgctgccttcgtggtgtagtactccgctgccttcgtggtgtagtactccgctgccttcgtggtgtagtactccgctgccttcgtggtgtagtactccgctgccttcgtggtgtagtactccgctgccttcgtggtgtagtactccgctgccttcgtggtgtagtactccgctgccttcgtggtgtaagCTGGAGCAACGTAGGTTGTAGTGCAGTACATGGACGCTTCAGTGGTGTGACaatcctcggtgtagtagctgggaacAGAATAGTACATGGCAGAATTTTTATAGCTAGCTGGAACATCGTAGGTTGGTAGACAAATATTTCGGAGCTTCTGCGTAGTTACATCGGGGAGCATAAGTTATGGTGTAATGTtttggagccttggtggtgtagcacTTGAgggcctcagtgtagtaaccGGTTGTTGCGGAATGTTCACGCCCATCATACCCAAGAGAAGTCGTCACACCAGTGGTCGAACCAGCCATCACTGTTGCAACATTCACAATAGAACAACGCCATAGTGtaccaaacaaataatttgaacattaatataaaaaaaaaactagcatATTGGCtattagaaaaagaatagagTTAATTCACATttccatgaaaaataaaaaaatattcacccaTGATCACTTCTGTGTAGTATTCGACCGTTTttgtactccggtgccttggtgatGTAGTACTTGTGAGCCTAGACGTAGTTCTCGACCCTTTGGTAGTGTAGCTCGGGGAAGACAAATACTTCGGGCATTCAGCGTAGTAGCTTGAGGCAACATGAGCTGTGGTGTAATAATCTGGAGCCTTGATGGAGTAGCACTTGagagcctcagtgtagtaagcTGGAGCAGCGGAAGTTGATCCTTAATAGTAAGACGGCACGGCAGTGTTGTGCTTTGGTacccgccatacccaggagacatcggtacactaTTGGTAGACctagccatcaacgatacaacacccaacaacagcagcacgacgccatagtttaCTAGACGATTAATAATtgtaacattttcaattatGGTACTGGTatattaacaaatagaaaaaagtagaGTTGATTCACAACTCTAtggaaaattttttacctttatttaaaacttttaatcCGACGAAGAATGAAGTTGATGACAAATAGTGCACGGCAGTTCCTGTTGCCGTAACGGAGATGCTCAATCGGCTGCTGAAATCtttcatcttttctctcctttcataCGACTaagacaataaataatttgtataTTTAGCAGTTGGCATATCAAAACTCGacgtaacagaatatttacccatgatatgTAGTGGTGTAGAACTCctgtgccttggtggtgtagtgttgaggagcctcggtgtagtactctacCCTTCAGTACTGTAGCTCGGGGAAGAATAAAATTGCGGGGATTttgtgtagtagctcggggcagcatGGTGGTGAAGTACTTCGGAGCATCGGTGTAGCAACTGGTTGTGTCGTAAGTTGTTTAGTGAGGCGGCAGTGTAGTGctttggtatccgccatacccaggagacatcggtacaccagtggctgaaccagccatcaacgacacAACACCCAACAACAGTACGACAGCATAGTTTACTAGACAGTTGCTGAATTCAAACATTACCATTCAACAATAACTGAATAGAagcatatagaaaaaaaaaattgaaattgatacACACCTAAATAcgacaaacagaaaattttcccATGATTGAGAACTGATAGTACGATGAAGAATGCAGCTGATGGCAGATAGTGCAGTGTAGCTGTTACCTTGTCGGAGATACTCGCTCGACTGATCCCTGTCGGTTGGTTGGTTTTTTGGAGATGGGGATTGACGTTTTCAGGCCGGCAGGCCTATTTACGCCACTTGCACATGCGTTTTAGGGAGAATGCTGGGCACCGGCTTTAGGTTTTTGGTTTCTCTTGCTAGAAACCGAGTCGGGCTTTGATGCCTATGGCATTAAAGAAGTCCAAAACGGCTTTGAGAGTTACCTCGTCGTTGAAATTAAGCAGCTCTTGCAGTGTGGGAGTGTTTTCGCTCACTACGTTCACCATTTCTTCTCGCTTCTTTGCGTACGCCGGGCAGGCCAGCAGTACGTgttcgacattttctttttcttcggcgtCGCAGTTGCTGCAGAGACCGGTCggatgtttttttcgtttgaacaGACGATAGTTTAGCGGCAGCATATCGAGGCGAATCTGCGATAAGAACACTTGCTCACTTCTTGACTGGCCGAACAGGGAGGCGATTCTTGACACGACTGGACTGTGTCTGTGGGTGAAACGTCCACATTCCGTTTTTGGCTTGTCCCAGAGGCCTTGCCATTTTTTCAGGAGGAGGTCTTCAACGTTTTCACGGATGTCGTTTGTGTCTCTTCTGCAGCTGAGGCTGGGTTTTAGTTCCAGCCCATTTTTGGCAGCACGATCAGCTTGCTCGTTACCGGATATTCCACTGTGTCCTTTTACCCACGAAAAGCTGACAGTTGTGCCAGCTCTGGAGAGTGCTCGCCAGGTGTCCACGGTGCTTGTTTTGACACTGTTGTTTTCACTACTTGAGTTGAGTATCTGCAATGCCTTTTTTGAGTCTGTTAGGATAACAAAGCTCCCTAGTGTTGCGTGTGCTTCTGCCCACTTTACTGCCAGGTGTATTGCTACGAGTTCGCACTTTGCTGTCGCCAAACCGTCCACCAGACGCTTCTGTTCAACGATGACTTTTTCTGGTACCACAAAGGCAACAGCACATCGCCCgtcttttgattttgctgCGTCTGTGTAAATGTGGACCACATTTTGCCATTTCAGGTCGTTTGGTGTGTACGTCGTAACTTCTGGAAGCAGAGCCTGCCATGGCGGGTGCTTGCTGATGGATAATTTCTCGGCTGATTTCGGATGATGGTCCAAGGTGTTTGTCACGGACTCGACTCTGGAGAGAAAACACTGCTTGGCGTTTTTGAaccactcttctttttctgctagCAGGTCACACTTCACCTCGTAGCACCTTAAATAATGTTTGACGCTGGCGAGATTTCTCCTAAGGTGCAAGGGCATTTCGCCCGTCTCTCGTAGCAGGGCTTCTGTTGCAGTGTCCCTTGGCGCACCCACCACTGTTCTCAGCGCTTGTGCTTGGATTTTGTccagttttttctttgctgtgATAGAGGCGGACTCGATGAGTTCTCCTCCATAGTCGAGTTTTGAGCGGATCAGGGCCTGGTAGATTTGTAGCATGGGCTTTGCGTGTGCGCCCCATTTCGTTCCAGAAATGAGGCGTagtaaatttaaaacttttgagCACTTGCTGACGACGTCGTCTATTTGTTTGCACCAATTTAGTTTGCTGTCGAGTGTCATGCCCAGTAGTTTGATTGACTTTTGCACTTGGATGCTAGCTCCGTCTACTGTGATGCTCAAATTTTCGGGTATGTTCCGCTTGGAAAAAACTATTGCTCCGGTTTTTGCTGCCGAAACTAGGAAGCCCCATAGTCTGAGCTCGACGATAACATCTTGTGTGTCCTTTTCTACTTTCTTTCTCAGGAAGTTTAAGTTTCGGTGCTTCTGCCAGATGAAGATGTCATCGGCGTACATTCCCGACATACAGGAGCGGCGTTTCTTGGCAATGTCGTTAATGAGGATAATGAACAATAACGGGCTGATGACACTTCCTTGTGGTGTGCCGTTTAGGCAGGAGAAGAGCTCGGACCGAGTTCCATTTAACGATACTTGTGCTGTCCGACCGACCAAAAAGGAGGTAATCCACTTGAGCATGTTCCCTCTTATGCCGAGTTTTTTGAGCTTGTAAATTAGTCCTTTTATCCAGATCATGTCGTAGGCTTTTTCAAGATCGAGCGTGACTGCCATCACATATCCTTTGTTGTTTAGGGCTGATTGGACCGAGTTTTCGAGCCTCACTAAATTGTCCATAGTCCCTCTGTTTCGTCGGAAACCACTTTGATTTGGGGCGAGGAGGAGATTTTTCTCAAGGTACCAAGAGAGTCTGATCTTAATCATTCTCTCTAGGACCTTGCATGGCACCGGGGTAAGCGAGATCGGCCGGTATGACTCCGGTTTCGATGCAGTTTTGTTTGGCTTCAACAAGGGGATGATCAGCGAGTGCTTCCATCCTTTCGGTAGCGTGCCTTGTTTCCAGGACTCGTTGTACAGGGCCAGTAGCGTACGTAGTGCTGTATCCGGTAAGTGGCGTAGCATTGATAAAGATATTCGGTCGCATCCCACTGCTGTATCTTTTGCTTCTTTTAGGGCGGTCGTCAGCTCTTCCATTGAGAAATCTGCATTCATTTCCGCGTCTCCTATCCGTCCGTCCGGCTCGTCCGCTTCACCATCTTCCATGGACTGTTCGGAGATTCGGCGGTGTTGGAGAAAGGACTCTGAAAGGTTGGTGTCACTGCTTACTGCTTTGTAGTGTTTTGCAAATAGGTTGGCTTTTGCTGATGACTCCGTAACACACGCCCCATTTTTTTCGAGTAGCACCGAGatcggttttgttttgttgtttcgcCCCAGcatttggttggttttttccCAGAGATCACGGGACGTTGTGTTCTTGTTTATTGTGCTACAGTGAGCTCGCCAGTGCTCTTTCTTCGTGTTTCGCATCACCGATCGGCTTTTGTTACGTAAAGTGCTGTATATTTTGTAGTCGTCTGGATTTCTTGATGCGTTTGCTCTCACCcaggccttttctttttctttgatggcGTCTGCACACGCTGCATTCCACCATGGGACGCCCGGCTTGTGGTGACCTTGTCGCACGACTGGGATGTGGTTGCTGGCTGCTAGGATGATGGCGTGAGTCACATTGTCATTGAAAACATCAATATCGGTGGAGAAGAGGTCCATGTAGGATAAGTCTGCGCACGTTTGAGCAAAGCCGACCCAGtcagcttttttaaaattccaccTAGAGTTGTTGATGCGCTCCACGGGGACCGGTATGGCGATGTTTGTCATTACTGGGTGGTGATCGCTGCCGAACGTTGATTCAGATACGACCGACCAACTACACTTTGTAGCAATATCTGGCGTTGTTATGGTCAAGTCTAGGACGGAGGATGCTCCTGAACTGGATCTGTACGTTATGTTCCCGTCGTTAAGTGCAACTAGCCCGTTTTCTTCGATGAAAGATACAAGACTGAGCCCTTTGTggtcgtttttctttcctccccaCATTTCGTGGTGGCTGTTGAAGTCTCCGCACAGAAAAGGAGTGGAGTCTGGGGGTAAATCTCTGAggatattttcaaaaacttgCACATCGTTCTCCTGACTTGAGTGGTAGATATTGCAAATGGAGATGCTTTTTCCGTCGGTGAAAACCTCTACTGCGACTACTTCTAGTGTGGATGGCGGCAGATCAATCTGTCTGA comes from Daphnia pulicaria isolate SC F1-1A chromosome 11, SC_F0-13Bv2, whole genome shotgun sequence and encodes:
- the LOC124316043 gene encoding uncharacterized protein LOC124316043 — encoded protein: MNEEEIRAAKAAAASARASLAPLMLNEQGIAEEPDSMEEDFFEESRTEEQEATTEAEKEEQRRRRKAAADKWLRDKGFTIVQRGRKGEPSNKRGRKDIETPSPAGETESSSLPSRGKPPPIPPRRSEATTESSQQFKQPPANRMTTSFETRLVAKENDMIVDLKKVSPILINKRLSEQVSKGSVSSWKINPGGSLTVVATGAAELLEVMAIQTMGSWTISVVPKTCKGVVHGVHHLITKEEFLEEASAVNQGNVVKIVNAARIESRPGGPYKSTSSVIVTFEAAELPDSVKILNSIHRVFQYIPEPTQCYKCRRPGHIAKECGGKQRCARCGGVHLTKDCTVTREHWKCPNCKGPHSAAFRGCPQWKEAKAVIRIAVVENIPRSAAVAKVRSGQSYAAAAKATDQSDTQKEKTSEPKNAGSSDESPDKNAQTTEPLQEVAQQRGRKDKLSSAEKKLEAFMKIMAQFMDILSACTNNQHLRTLAGAAKALLTHESKTWLDESKEFEIDGFDHIRADRRDRIGGGVATFVAIGTPFRQIDLPPSTLEVVAVEVFTDGKSISICNIYHSSQENDVQVFENILRDLPPDSTPFLCGDFNSHHEMWGGKKNDHKGLSLVSFIEENGLVALNDGNITYRSSSGASSVLDLTITTPDIATKCSWSVVSESTFGSDHHPVMTNIAIPVPVERINNSRWNFKKADWVGFAQTCADLSYMDLFSTDIDVFNDNVTHAIILAASNHIPVVRQGHHKPGVPWWNAACADAIKEKEKAWVRANASRNPDDYKIYSTLRNKSRSVMRNTKKEHWRAHCSTINKNTTSRDLWEKTNQMLGRNNKTKPISVLLEKNGACVTESSAKANLFAKHYKAVSSDTNLSESFLQHRRISEQSMEDGEADEPDGRIGDAEMNADFSMEELTTALKEAKDTAVGCDRISLSMLRHLPDTALRTLLALYNESWKQGTLPKGWKHSLIIPLLKPNKTASKPESYRPISLTPVPCKVLERMIKIRLSWYLEKNLLLAPNQSGFRRNRGTMDNLVRLENSVQSALNNKGYVMAVTLDLEKAYDMIWIKGLIYKLKKLGIRGNMLKWITSFLVGRTAQVSLNGTRSELFSCLNGTPQGSVISPLLFIILINDIAKKRRSCMSGMYADDIFIWQKHRNLNFLRKKVEKDTQDVIVELRLWGFLVSAAKTGAIVFSKRNIPENLSITVDGASIQVQKSIKLLGMTLDSKLNWCKQIDDVVSKCSKVLNLLRLISGTKWGAHAKPMLQIYQALIRSKLDYGGELIESASITAKKKLDKIQAQALRTVVGAPRDTATEALLRETGEMPLHLRRNLASVKHYLRCYEVKCDLLAEKEEWFKNAKQCFLSRVESVTNTLDHHPKSAEKLSISKHPPWQALLPEVTTYTPNDLKWQNVVHIYTDAAKSKDGRCAVAFVVPEKVIVEQKRLVDGLATAKCELVAIHLAVKWAEAHATLGSFVILTDSKKALQILNSSSENNSVKTSTVDTWRALSRAGTTVSFSWVKGHSGISGNEQADRAAKNGLELKPSLSCRRDTNDIRENVEDLLLKKWQGLWDKPKTECGRFTHRHSPVVSRIASLFGQSRSEQVFLSQIRLDMLPLNYRLFKRKKHPTGLCSNCDAEEKENVEHVLLACPAYAKKREEMVNVVSENTPTLQELLNFNDEQEKPKT